The following proteins come from a genomic window of Pseudomonadota bacterium:
- a CDS encoding cob(I)yrinic acid a,c-diamide adenosyltransferase, translating into MKKEKKGLIVVFTGDGKGKTTAALGVALRASGHGMNTLMIEFMKEEGKSGEQKVCPAMLQKIDIYPFGMGFVFRGDDPRPHMEIVENAWLFMEEMLSKKKYQILILDELSVALSLGLFPVDSVIRFLKLKDNALHVIITGRDAPSELIKIADIVTEMKEVKHIFKEGTAATLGLDY; encoded by the coding sequence ATGAAAAAAGAGAAGAAAGGACTTATTGTAGTATTCACTGGAGACGGTAAAGGAAAAACAACAGCCGCACTCGGTGTTGCATTACGTGCAAGCGGTCATGGCATGAACACGCTCATGATAGAATTTATGAAAGAAGAAGGTAAATCAGGAGAGCAGAAGGTCTGCCCGGCAATGTTGCAAAAAATAGATATATACCCCTTTGGTATGGGCTTTGTATTCAGAGGGGACGACCCGAGACCGCATATGGAAATCGTTGAAAATGCATGGCTGTTTATGGAAGAGATGCTATCAAAAAAGAAATACCAGATCCTTATTCTCGATGAGCTATCCGTTGCATTGAGTCTTGGGCTATTCCCCGTTGATAGTGTGATTCGTTTTCTCAAGCTGAAAGATAATGCGCTCCACGTGATTATAACGGGCAGGGATGCGCCGTCTGAACTCATCAAAATAGCTGATATTGTTACAGAAATGAAAGAAGTAAAGCATATATTCAAAGAAGGTACAGCAGCAACACTTGGGCTGGACTACTGA
- a CDS encoding RtcB family protein yields MLVDGLVYLNEELLSLMGTDESIKQVENVACLPGIEGMSMAMPDIHWGYGFPIGGVAAFDTDKGIISPGGVGYDINCGVRLMRSVLSAHDIRHRIEDLVDNLYLNIPSGVGSHRKDFKLSKDELKKVLKKGARWATENGYGTNDDLLFIEDEGQIGFALPDNVSDKAFERGRDQLGTLGSGNHFVEIGCIKEIYDENIARTFGLFQDQVTVMIHTGSRGLGYQICDDYIKEMFRASEKYGITLPDKQLCCAPVESPEGKKYLGAMASAANYAFANRQMITHWVRETFEHVFRMSANKMGLSLVYDVCHNIAKIEKHKNKTLCVHRKGATRAYPAGNPALPEKYMEVGQPVLIPGDMGRASYVLCGTNRAMEETFGSTCHGAGRVMSRSQAIKTSKGRSVSKEMESRGIYVRAASKATLVEEMPEAYKDVSKVVRVVHDAGISRLVAKIVPLGLIKG; encoded by the coding sequence ATGCTTGTGGACGGGCTCGTCTATCTTAATGAAGAACTGCTTAGCCTTATGGGAACTGATGAAAGCATCAAGCAGGTCGAAAATGTTGCGTGCCTGCCCGGTATTGAAGGTATGTCCATGGCAATGCCCGATATCCACTGGGGCTACGGATTTCCAATAGGTGGAGTAGCAGCATTCGATACGGATAAAGGAATTATTTCTCCAGGCGGTGTCGGCTACGATATAAACTGCGGCGTAAGGCTTATGCGCTCCGTGCTGAGCGCTCATGATATCAGGCATAGGATAGAAGACCTCGTCGATAATCTTTACCTTAACATCCCAAGCGGTGTAGGATCCCACAGAAAGGATTTCAAACTTTCAAAAGATGAGTTAAAAAAGGTGCTTAAAAAAGGTGCACGCTGGGCAACAGAGAACGGATACGGAACAAATGATGACTTATTGTTCATTGAAGATGAGGGACAGATTGGATTTGCATTGCCGGACAACGTATCAGACAAAGCATTCGAAAGGGGCAGGGATCAGCTCGGGACTTTAGGCTCCGGCAATCATTTCGTAGAAATCGGCTGTATAAAAGAAATATACGATGAAAACATTGCCCGCACTTTCGGATTGTTTCAGGACCAGGTAACAGTCATGATACATACGGGCTCACGGGGCCTTGGTTATCAGATATGCGACGATTACATAAAAGAAATGTTCAGAGCATCTGAAAAATACGGTATAACCCTCCCCGACAAACAGCTTTGTTGCGCACCTGTTGAATCGCCGGAAGGAAAGAAATATCTGGGAGCAATGGCATCTGCTGCAAACTATGCATTTGCAAACAGACAGATGATCACTCACTGGGTTCGAGAAACATTCGAGCATGTTTTCAGAATGAGCGCAAACAAGATGGGTCTTTCACTCGTTTATGATGTGTGTCATAACATCGCAAAGATAGAGAAGCATAAAAATAAAACTCTTTGCGTCCACAGAAAGGGGGCAACAAGGGCCTATCCGGCAGGTAATCCCGCATTGCCTGAAAAATATATGGAGGTTGGCCAGCCTGTATTAATCCCGGGAGACATGGGCCGGGCATCTTACGTGCTTTGCGGGACAAACCGTGCTATGGAGGAGACCTTTGGAAGCACATGTCATGGTGCAGGACGCGTCATGAGCAGGAGCCAGGCAATAAAGACATCTAAGGGGCGTTCTGTTTCGAAAGAAATGGAATCAAGGGGAATCTATGTGAGAGCTGCAAGCAAGGCAACACTTGTCGAAGAAATGCCGGAAGCATACAAAGATGTATCAAAAGTTGTTCGGGTTGTCCATGATGCAGGCATTTCCAGACTGGTCGCTAAAATTGTGCCGTTGGGTCTTATAAAAGGCTGA
- a CDS encoding PAS domain-containing protein, with protein sequence MEWYAKNILKKDNSKTKREFIEELSGANNSVAEAEKLKEPIVKNNIIQIQNRKNDSLNLNQANFLEAITDNIPGLIWAKGLNGKLLFANKEMYDTFLKYKNQENITSKTDLHFSPNRGETRHYYDFIKAHSNDNAVVKKTSEQFKFNDIRYVNGSRILEVYKSPLHDNVGNIIGTVGYSKDITENMQAEEALHKYEFMANASNDFMTLINTDYVYEAINDAYCKKWNKKREDIINYKVEDIWGSETFKKNIKPKLDQCFSGKKVYYEESFAFHNNEIRSFEVTYYPYFDNNGNITHVAVITHDISERKKVEVKLKQSLDMLQNMMDCTIHALASTIERRDPYTAGHQHRVTSLACAIAKEMRLDEDRARSVYIASMLHDIGKIQVPSDILSKPGKISIHEFNIIKEHPQIAYDILKEIVFEHPVADIVLQHHERIDGSGYPKGLKGDEIAIEAKIIAVSDVVESMASHRPYRPALGIDKALEEVTTNSGILYDADVVEACVRLFNGKDFKFN encoded by the coding sequence ATGGAATGGTACGCAAAAAACATATTAAAAAAGGATAACAGCAAGACAAAAAGAGAATTCATAGAGGAATTATCAGGAGCCAACAATAGTGTGGCTGAAGCGGAAAAACTTAAAGAACCGATTGTAAAAAACAACATTATACAGATTCAAAATCGGAAGAATGATTCGTTAAACCTGAATCAAGCAAATTTTCTTGAGGCAATAACTGATAATATTCCAGGTTTGATCTGGGCGAAAGGCTTAAACGGCAAGCTTTTATTTGCAAATAAAGAAATGTATGACACCTTTTTGAAATATAAAAACCAGGAAAATATTACAAGTAAAACGGATTTACATTTTTCGCCTAATAGAGGCGAGACAAGACACTATTATGATTTCATAAAAGCTCATTCCAATGACAATGCGGTTGTCAAAAAAACAAGCGAACAATTTAAATTTAACGATATCAGATACGTAAACGGAAGCCGTATTCTTGAGGTTTACAAATCGCCTTTGCACGACAATGTCGGAAATATAATAGGAACGGTTGGGTACAGTAAAGATATAACCGAAAACATGCAGGCAGAGGAAGCGCTGCACAAATATGAATTCATGGCAAATGCGTCAAATGATTTTATGACATTGATAAACACAGATTATGTATATGAGGCTATTAATGATGCGTATTGCAAAAAATGGAATAAAAAACGTGAAGATATTATAAACTATAAGGTTGAAGACATCTGGGGCAGCGAAACATTTAAGAAAAATATAAAGCCTAAATTAGACCAATGTTTTTCGGGCAAAAAAGTGTATTATGAAGAGTCTTTTGCTTTTCATAATAATGAAATACGTTCTTTTGAAGTAACATATTATCCATACTTTGATAACAATGGAAATATAACTCATGTCGCTGTAATAACCCACGATATTTCCGAACGTAAAAAAGTGGAGGTAAAGCTCAAACAAAGCCTTGACATGTTACAGAACATGATGGACTGTACCATACACGCTCTTGCCTCAACAATTGAAAGAAGGGACCCTTATACTGCGGGACATCAGCATCGCGTAACCAGCCTTGCTTGTGCTATCGCGAAAGAAATGCGTCTGGATGAAGACAGGGCGAGGTCTGTTTACATTGCAAGTATGCTTCACGATATTGGGAAAATTCAGGTTCCTTCCGATATCCTTAGCAAACCAGGCAAGATCAGTATACATGAATTTAATATAATCAAAGAGCATCCGCAAATTGCCTACGACATACTAAAAGAAATCGTATTTGAACATCCTGTTGCCGATATAGTACTCCAGCATCACGAGAGGATAGACGGTTCCGGCTATCCAAAGGGATTAAAGGGGGATGAGATTGCAATCGAGGCAAAAATTATTGCTGTTTCGGATGTAGTTGAATCAATGGCTTCCCACAGGCCATACAGACCTGCGCTTGGTATTGATAAAGCGCTTGAAGAAGTAACCACAAACAGCGGCATCTTATATGATGCGGATGTTGTTGAGGCATGCGTCAGGCTTTTTAATGGAAAAGATTTCAAATTTAATTAA
- a CDS encoding histidine kinase codes for MPVFKGKIASASDTASKKARTIKANKDTVLKKLTLLHKQIAQLKASERKNKQIKEMLQKKTHALGERVKELNCLYTISNLVEKYPISLDRILRGIVDTIPPAWQYPEITCARISIGQQISLTANFTETPWKQSSDIIVHTVKEGSLDVYYLEDRPKCGEGPFLKEERNLINAIAKRIGEIIERKRLEKQVLEISEREQQRIGQDLHDSLCQQLAGVAFLGKVLQQKMKKKSFAEARSAGEMVSLIDEAITQTKGIARGLYPVRLEANGLMSALSELSRNMKKMFNITCNVEYDKPVLFYDNFVAIHIYRIIQEAVNNAVKHGKATKIVIKFANYNGVSVLTIKNNGRSSHNITEENMGMGISIMKHRANMIGASLDIKKSSEGGTLVTCSFENKQRDEGTG; via the coding sequence ATGCCAGTATTTAAAGGAAAAATTGCTTCAGCCAGTGATACCGCCAGTAAAAAAGCACGTACTATAAAAGCAAATAAAGACACAGTTTTAAAAAAGCTCACCCTTCTGCATAAACAGATTGCTCAATTAAAGGCATCCGAACGGAAAAATAAACAGATAAAAGAAATGCTGCAGAAGAAGACGCATGCCCTGGGGGAAAGGGTTAAAGAATTGAATTGCCTCTATACCATTTCTAATCTCGTTGAAAAATACCCCATTTCCCTTGACAGAATCCTCAGAGGCATTGTGGATACTATCCCACCTGCCTGGCAGTATCCTGAGATTACCTGTGCAAGAATCAGCATCGGCCAGCAGATTTCTTTAACGGCAAACTTTACAGAAACGCCATGGAAACAATCCTCTGATATAATTGTACATACGGTAAAAGAAGGCTCTCTGGATGTGTATTACCTTGAAGACAGACCAAAATGCGGTGAAGGGCCATTCCTCAAAGAGGAAAGGAACCTCATAAATGCTATAGCAAAGCGCATTGGAGAAATTATTGAAAGAAAACGTCTTGAAAAGCAGGTTCTTGAAATCAGTGAACGTGAACAACAGCGGATAGGACAGGACCTGCATGATAGTTTATGTCAGCAGCTTGCAGGCGTTGCCTTTCTTGGTAAGGTCTTACAACAGAAGATGAAGAAAAAATCTTTTGCAGAGGCAAGGAGCGCCGGCGAGATGGTGTCGCTGATTGACGAGGCTATTACACAGACAAAAGGAATTGCACGTGGGCTATACCCGGTTAGACTCGAAGCAAATGGTCTTATGTCAGCGCTTTCCGAGCTTTCGCGGAATATGAAAAAGATGTTCAATATAACATGCAATGTTGAATATGATAAACCTGTACTTTTTTATGATAACTTTGTTGCCATCCATATTTACAGGATTATCCAGGAGGCAGTTAATAATGCCGTTAAGCACGGAAAGGCAACAAAAATTGTAATCAAATTCGCTAATTATAATGGGGTATCAGTTCTTACAATTAAAAACAATGGTCGAAGCTCCCATAATATTACAGAAGAAAACATGGGTATGGGTATCAGTATTATGAAACACCGGGCGAATATGATAGGGGCATCCCTTGATATTAAAAAATCTTCGGAAGGCGGTACTCTTGTCACTTGTTCGTTCGAAAACAAACAAAGGGATGAGGGAACAGGTTAG
- the rlmB gene encoding 23S rRNA (guanosine(2251)-2'-O)-methyltransferase RlmB, with protein MPYLTNKNSIIELIKNHPETVKRLWIEHGYETVSDEVIKEAKKHGISFKVLPKDTFFKKFIEAKSHICLERDEISYTDPDKFLHDLEYIKNPLLCALDGIYDPQNLGNILRSAACFGVDAIIIPKDRSCGITQTVANISRGGIEHVKIVRVVNLARFIDSLKKTGVFCYGLDEKGTMPIWKTNLQGAACLVLGSEEGLRRLTREKCDEIVKIPTEDNFSSLNVATCFAVSVCEVKRQRATAQIN; from the coding sequence ATGCCCTACCTCACTAACAAAAACAGTATTATCGAGCTTATCAAAAACCATCCGGAAACTGTCAAAAGACTTTGGATAGAACATGGTTATGAGACTGTATCGGATGAAGTCATTAAAGAGGCAAAGAAACATGGCATCTCTTTCAAAGTGCTTCCAAAAGACACCTTTTTTAAAAAATTCATTGAAGCAAAATCTCATATATGCCTTGAAAGGGATGAAATCTCATATACAGATCCCGATAAGTTTCTGCATGATCTTGAATATATTAAAAACCCTCTCCTGTGTGCCCTTGACGGCATCTATGATCCGCAGAACCTTGGCAATATTTTGCGAAGCGCAGCCTGTTTCGGAGTAGACGCAATCATTATCCCGAAAGACCGCTCATGCGGAATTACACAAACCGTTGCGAACATCTCCCGGGGAGGCATTGAGCATGTAAAAATAGTCAGAGTTGTCAACCTTGCACGATTCATTGATTCATTGAAAAAAACCGGTGTTTTTTGTTATGGTCTCGACGAAAAGGGAACGATGCCAATATGGAAAACAAATCTGCAGGGTGCTGCGTGCCTTGTATTGGGCAGCGAAGAGGGTTTGCGGAGACTCACAAGAGAGAAATGTGATGAAATCGTCAAAATCCCCACTGAGGATAACTTTTCTTCATTAAATGTTGCAACCTGCTTTGCCGTTTCTGTCTGCGAAGTAAAACGGCAACGGGCTACTGCTCAGATAAATTGA
- a CDS encoding putative metallopeptidase, protein MGLRYEEVNDEAVTMLREIKAQYFPELKNAQIKVLFDLKKRKSGGMMILGRIMKTNDLLRHLTIDEAGAVEGYDYIITLDKLCWDNITKADKERLIRHELRHTVFDLEAESNPFKLQDHTISDFYEEIEYNKDDPRWRERLSTLVDDIYEQQKEARLDKKKKKIGTGLS, encoded by the coding sequence ATGGGGCTGAGATACGAGGAAGTGAACGATGAGGCAGTGACAATGTTGAGGGAAATAAAGGCTCAGTATTTCCCGGAGTTGAAAAATGCTCAGATCAAAGTGCTCTTTGATCTAAAGAAAAGAAAATCTGGAGGGATGATGATCCTTGGCAGGATCATGAAAACAAATGATCTTTTAAGACATCTGACAATCGACGAGGCCGGGGCAGTTGAAGGATATGATTACATTATAACCCTGGACAAATTGTGCTGGGACAATATTACAAAGGCCGATAAAGAAAGGCTGATCCGGCATGAGTTAAGGCATACGGTCTTTGACCTTGAGGCCGAGTCGAATCCATTTAAACTCCAGGATCACACCATATCTGATTTCTATGAAGAGATAGAATACAACAAAGATGATCCGCGTTGGCGGGAAAGACTTTCCACGCTCGTAGACGATATCTATGAACAGCAGAAAGAAGCCCGTTTGGATAAAAAGAAGAAAAAGATAGGGACAGGGCTAAGTTAA
- a CDS encoding response regulator transcription factor, translated as MNKKQNNSIKLKRKIFIVDDHPIVRKGLSQMINQEADLVVCGEADSAQHALESLKKSQPDLMIVDISLQGIDGIELIKLIKARYGNLPVLVVSMHDESLYAERALRVGAKGYIMKQEAIEKMMEAIRRVLRGELYISEGVSANIVKRFIDGKAETTQSAIEILSDRELEVFQLIGQGVGTRQIADNLHVSIKTVESYRANIKEKLKLKNATELMKHAVHWVESR; from the coding sequence ATGAACAAAAAACAGAATAACTCCATAAAACTCAAGCGAAAAATATTTATTGTAGATGATCATCCTATTGTACGCAAAGGCCTTTCTCAGATGATCAATCAGGAAGCAGACCTGGTGGTTTGCGGTGAGGCAGACAGTGCACAGCATGCCCTTGAATCCTTGAAAAAGTCTCAACCGGACTTAATGATTGTCGATATTTCCTTACAGGGGATTGATGGTATAGAGTTAATCAAACTCATTAAAGCACGTTACGGCAATCTGCCTGTGCTGGTTGTGTCCATGCACGATGAGTCCCTGTATGCAGAACGTGCTTTGCGGGTAGGCGCAAAAGGCTATATTATGAAACAGGAAGCAATAGAAAAAATGATGGAGGCTATCCGCAGGGTTTTACGGGGAGAATTGTATATCAGCGAAGGGGTAAGTGCAAATATCGTAAAAAGATTTATTGACGGCAAGGCTGAAACGACCCAATCTGCAATAGAAATCCTGAGCGACCGCGAACTTGAAGTATTTCAATTAATCGGGCAAGGTGTGGGAACGCGCCAAATAGCGGATAATCTGCATGTTAGCATAAAAACGGTCGAATCTTACCGTGCAAACATAAAAGAAAAATTAAAGTTGAAAAACGCAACTGAGCTGATGAAACATGCCGTACATTGGGTAGAAAGCAGATAA
- a CDS encoding fructose-bisphosphate aldolase, protein MEPKEVKLNRLFQTNGKTLILPYDQGLEHGPRDFFQATFARDPMHIIEIAKKAKYNAVVMHIGNARRYFKDIYGEVPLILKVNGKTEIPPDDEPLSPLTASIDDALSLSAIAVGYTLYVGSARQDEDIEQFSEIREEAHKHGLPVIVWSYPRGEDIKEKGGKDSLYAIEYAGRVAAELGADMVKLNVPSLKKNDKIPEPYRSYNIGLEDAIKQIIASTGGVPVIFAGGEMVSDKDLIQKAEVCLKAGASGLIFGRNIWQRPLKEAVEISGKIKKMIAG, encoded by the coding sequence ATGGAACCGAAAGAGGTGAAATTAAACAGGTTGTTTCAAACAAACGGAAAAACCCTGATATTGCCTTATGACCAAGGGCTTGAGCATGGTCCGAGAGATTTTTTCCAGGCTACATTTGCACGAGATCCGATGCATATCATAGAAATTGCAAAAAAAGCAAAATACAATGCGGTTGTTATGCATATAGGAAACGCAAGGAGATACTTTAAGGACATATATGGTGAGGTACCGCTCATACTAAAGGTGAACGGCAAGACGGAGATTCCCCCTGATGACGAACCGCTTTCCCCCCTCACAGCAAGCATTGACGATGCGCTCTCTCTTTCAGCAATAGCAGTAGGCTACACCCTCTATGTCGGCTCAGCAAGGCAGGACGAGGATATTGAACAATTTTCCGAAATAAGAGAAGAGGCCCATAAGCATGGGTTACCGGTAATTGTCTGGTCTTACCCGAGGGGCGAAGACATTAAAGAAAAAGGCGGCAAGGACAGCCTTTACGCCATAGAATATGCAGGCCGTGTTGCTGCAGAACTCGGAGCAGACATGGTAAAACTGAATGTGCCTTCCCTGAAAAAGAATGATAAGATACCGGAACCCTATAGAAGCTATAATATAGGGCTGGAGGATGCAATAAAGCAGATTATCGCAAGTACCGGAGGTGTGCCTGTGATCTTTGCAGGAGGAGAAATGGTCTCCGATAAAGACCTTATCCAGAAAGCCGAGGTGTGCCTTAAGGCTGGAGCTTCAGGGCTTATTTTCGGGAGAAATATATGGCAGAGGCCGCTAAAAGAAGCAGTGGAGATTTCCGGGAAAATTAAGAAAATGATTGCAGGCTGA
- a CDS encoding bifunctional riboflavin kinase/FAD synthetase, with the protein MKTFESLNNFDSFPNPVLTIGNYDGIHLGHKQIIERVIARAAEISGTSMLMTFNPHPLSVLRPDNHLGLITPINIRKRLIEENGIDVLLLLPFTDEFRLTEPEAFVKDILIGKLGIKGLVVGYDFKFGKGGKGDTHILKHLSDQYGFFFEAVEAITFNNEKVGSNRIRKHIMSGNVKKAEFFLGRPYVIEGRVLKGYGRGGGIGFPTINIETEFEVIPKNGVYISEVEVGNKRYRSVTNIGYNPTFNNRDKSIETFILDFSDNLYGMEVSLYFHERIRDEIKFNNADELKCRIGMDVHAARSYFEKAGQ; encoded by the coding sequence ATGAAAACTTTTGAATCTCTCAATAATTTTGATAGTTTTCCGAATCCTGTTCTTACGATAGGAAACTATGACGGGATACATCTTGGTCACAAACAAATCATTGAAAGGGTAATAGCGCGTGCCGCAGAGATATCCGGCACGTCAATGCTCATGACATTTAATCCCCATCCGTTAAGCGTTTTAAGACCTGATAATCATCTTGGCCTCATCACACCGATTAATATTCGAAAAAGGCTCATCGAGGAAAACGGCATCGACGTGTTGCTCTTATTGCCGTTTACAGATGAATTCCGTCTGACAGAACCCGAGGCATTTGTGAAAGATATATTGATCGGCAAGCTGGGCATAAAGGGCTTGGTGGTAGGTTATGATTTCAAGTTCGGGAAAGGGGGCAAAGGAGATACACATATCCTCAAACACCTGTCTGACCAATATGGCTTTTTCTTTGAAGCAGTGGAGGCTATTACCTTTAACAACGAAAAGGTAGGGAGCAACAGGATAAGAAAACACATTATGTCAGGTAATGTCAAAAAGGCTGAGTTTTTTCTCGGTAGACCTTATGTAATAGAGGGTCGGGTGCTAAAAGGGTACGGGAGGGGAGGCGGCATCGGTTTCCCTACCATAAATATTGAGACCGAATTTGAGGTTATCCCGAAAAACGGGGTCTATATCAGCGAAGTCGAGGTAGGTAATAAGAGATACCGGTCGGTGACAAACATTGGATACAATCCTACCTTTAATAACCGGGACAAATCTATTGAAACATTTATATTGGATTTTTCTGATAACCTTTATGGAATGGAAGTTTCTCTGTATTTTCATGAACGGATCAGAGATGAGATAAAGTTTAACAATGCCGATGAGTTGAAGTGCAGGATTGGTATGGATGTGCATGCAGCCAGATCATATTTTGAAAAGGCTGGACAATAA
- the pyrF gene encoding orotidine-5'-phosphate decarboxylase → MDPKEKIILALDVEHFEEARRVVVKFKDHVGMFKVGKQLFTHCGPKIVDFINMKNSKVFLDLKYHDIPNTVSKAVIEAARIGVDMLNVHASGGFTMMKDARVALFNAAKRLELQRPKIIGVSVLTSIDDTELKRMGIDIPVSQLARNLVLLAKEAELDGVVAAGEDISMIRELCGKDFIIVTPGVRIEAKKDDQKRTITPKDAILLGATYIVLGRAIMDSENPQSLLEKVCEDLKDALPH, encoded by the coding sequence ATGGATCCAAAGGAAAAAATTATCCTTGCTCTTGATGTCGAACATTTTGAGGAAGCACGCAGAGTTGTTGTAAAGTTTAAAGACCATGTCGGGATGTTCAAGGTCGGCAAACAGCTATTTACACATTGTGGTCCAAAGATTGTAGATTTTATAAACATGAAAAATTCCAAGGTGTTTTTAGACCTCAAGTACCACGATATACCTAACACTGTTTCAAAGGCTGTTATTGAAGCGGCAAGGATAGGCGTTGATATGTTGAATGTACATGCATCCGGTGGTTTTACCATGATGAAAGACGCAAGGGTTGCGCTTTTCAATGCAGCGAAAAGGCTTGAGCTGCAACGTCCTAAGATCATAGGCGTTTCTGTATTGACAAGCATAGATGATACTGAGCTTAAACGCATGGGCATTGATATTCCTGTATCTCAATTAGCCCGGAATCTTGTCCTTCTTGCTAAGGAAGCTGAACTTGACGGTGTTGTTGCGGCAGGTGAAGATATCAGCATGATAAGGGAACTGTGCGGTAAAGATTTTATCATCGTAACGCCCGGTGTAAGGATAGAAGCAAAAAAAGACGACCAGAAAAGGACAATAACACCAAAAGATGCAATCCTTTTAGGCGCAACTTACATCGTACTCGGCAGAGCAATAATGGACAGTGAAAACCCCCAATCCCTCCTTGAAAAAGTCTGCGAAGACCTCAAAGATGCCCTACCTCACTAA
- a CDS encoding archease: protein MEHYKTIDHEADVGFEIYGKTMEDLYKNAVEALFSLIVKPGKMEPEKGKRIDITDDQGLLVVFLNELLYLWDTEGFIPKDMSLKVEKGKLTGTVIGGIYNPSRDAIKAEVKAVTYHNFSIEEKYDMLKATVIIDV, encoded by the coding sequence ATGGAACATTATAAAACCATAGACCACGAGGCCGATGTCGGATTTGAAATATATGGAAAAACGATGGAGGACCTCTACAAAAATGCTGTAGAGGCCCTTTTTTCGCTTATAGTCAAACCTGGAAAGATGGAGCCTGAGAAAGGCAAAAGGATTGACATAACTGATGACCAGGGACTTCTCGTTGTTTTTCTAAATGAACTTCTCTACCTATGGGATACGGAAGGGTTTATACCAAAAGACATGTCCTTAAAAGTAGAAAAGGGGAAGCTGACGGGAACTGTAATCGGCGGGATTTATAATCCCTCAAGAGATGCCATAAAAGCAGAGGTTAAGGCAGTTACATATCATAATTTTTCTATTGAAGAAAAATATGATATGCTTAAGGCAACAGTAATAATTGATGTATAA
- the nudC gene encoding NAD(+) diphosphatase, with protein sequence MSEDFIPSINLPQKQTNSAAWWFIFKGHRMLVRVVGNTASLPLLKSPDELGLSMIRHHYLGILDGRDCFSAELPDICEAPEGTTLEGLWKLYGHLEQSLYKVAIRAVQIVDWDRTHQFCGKCGSQTTNREDIRAKECPECGFIMFPRISPAVIVLVEHEDMILLARAKRFQDNLYSVLAGFVEPGETLEETVKREIKEEVGIDVNDINYFGSQPWPFPDSLMIAFTARYAGGDIKVDGEEIVNAGWFKAGNLPEIPGSISIARKLIDWFTARHIKN encoded by the coding sequence ATGTCAGAAGATTTCATCCCTTCTATAAACCTGCCTCAAAAACAGACTAATTCTGCTGCCTGGTGGTTTATATTTAAAGGACACAGGATGCTCGTCAGAGTTGTCGGGAATACTGCATCTTTACCTCTGTTGAAATCACCTGATGAGCTTGGATTATCAATGATACGGCATCATTACTTGGGAATTCTTGACGGACGTGATTGTTTTTCTGCAGAATTGCCGGACATCTGTGAAGCCCCTGAAGGGACCACTTTGGAAGGCCTGTGGAAACTATATGGACATCTGGAACAAAGTCTGTATAAAGTGGCTATCAGAGCAGTTCAGATAGTGGATTGGGATAGGACACATCAATTCTGCGGAAAATGCGGATCACAAACAACAAACAGAGAAGATATACGGGCCAAAGAATGTCCTGAATGCGGTTTTATCATGTTTCCCAGGATTTCACCAGCTGTTATCGTCCTTGTTGAACATGAAGATATGATATTGCTTGCACGTGCCAAGCGTTTTCAGGATAACTTATACAGCGTGCTTGCCGGTTTTGTTGAACCCGGTGAAACACTTGAAGAGACAGTAAAGCGTGAAATAAAAGAAGAGGTCGGTATTGATGTTAATGATATAAATTACTTCGGAAGTCAACCATGGCCCTTTCCTGATTCCCTGATGATAGCCTTTACTGCAAGGTATGCAGGGGGCGATATAAAAGTCGACGGAGAAGAAATAGTTAACGCGGGATGGTTTAAGGCTGGCAATCTCCCTGAAATACCTGGAAGCATAAGCATTGCGAGGAAATTAATTGACTGGTTTACTGCCAGACATATAAAAAATTAA